One Sediminispirochaeta bajacaliforniensis DSM 16054 genomic window, CTCTTCGTCTCCCATGGAGAGAATATTCAGCTTCCAGGATGTGAGGAATATGATGGCGAATACAACGGCCACAAAGGGGGCCGTGAGGATGACATCTTTCCAGGTGGCATAATAGAATCCGCCCATCATCCAGAAGGTTATTTCCCGAAGCTGTGCATCCGGAGCGAGATATTTCAGAAGCGATACCATGGCAGAGAAAAGCGATCCGATGACCACCCCCGAGATGACGAGGGTGATGACCGGGGCCCTGCCTCTCGTCTTTGAAATGGCATAGCTTAGTGCGACTGCCAGAATCGCGAAGCCAAAGGCGGAGAGCTGCATCGATCTGATGATGGTTGGAAACATGATCCCCAGGGCCGCACCGAAGGCTGCTCCTGCGGAGACCCCCAAAATATATGGTTCAACCAGCGGATTCCTGAAGCAAGCCTGATAGGCTGCTCCGGAAAGGGCAAAGGCGACGCCCGTTATGATGGCCAGAAGAACCCGAGGGGTTCTGATGGTCCAGATGATCACCGTATGAAGCTTGGAGAGCTCCTCTTCACTCCCTCCCATGAGCTTGGTCCTGAGAATGTGATAGGTTTCCTCTGCCGATATGTCGTAGGTGCCGGCCGTCAGAGCCCAAAGGGTTCCGACGACCAGGATAAGAAGGAGCACCACGATCATGGTCAGCTTTTGTGCACTACTTTTCGACTTAGAAGTCATTTTCTACGGTCCAGTCGAGCCACTGGGCTGAGCGTAGACCCCGGGCCGTTGCATCATCGACGTGGTAGACATCCTTGTAGAATTGCAGAGCGACTTCATGAATCTTGATATCGCTGAAGAGTTCGGGGTAGGCTGCTTTCGCGATGATCAACATATCGAGGGGATATTCGACCCTGCGTGAGCAGTTCATCGGGGTCCAGGGCATGGCGCAGACCCTCCTGTTTTTGATGGCCCGCAGCTCCGAAAGAAGGCTAAAGTCGGGGCCCTCAAGGATCTCCCTGGGCGGATGATAACCGTTGGATGTAGGCAGAATGATCACGTCGGGATCAAGGGCGTATATCTGTTCAATATTGAGGATCTTTCCCCTGCCGTTTTCCCGAAAGGCATTTTTTGCGTGAGCGATGGATTCGATGATATAGGACTCCGGCGTATCTATTCCCCACACCGATCCTGTTCCCCCCTTTGTCCTTATATTGGGATTCAGCCCTAGCATGAGGAGGCGGGATTTCTTGCTCTCGGGGATGGCTTGGGTTCTTTCTTGTATAAGGTCGATGGTGGAGCGAAGATAGGCGGCCAGGGCCCTTGCCTTGTCTTCCTGGTGAAAAAGGCGACCAAGCACTGCCATCTCTTCGTTCATGCTGGTCAGATCAGAATTCCGATACCAGCTGGGTGAGTAGAGAACCAAAAGGGGAAAGCCCATTGCTTCGATGGTGGAGATGGTTTTTTCTACGGCCTCCCTATTCCCGCTACCCACCGTGCAGTCGCCGACCCGCAGAATTACCAGCTGGGGATTACTTTGTGCAAGGGTCTCATAACTGAGAATATTGCCTTGGGGCGAATTGATACAGGGAAGATCGTTGAGCCAGGGGTGGAGATACTTCATGGTGTTCCACCCTTTTGAATAGGTGTAATGCTCTCCTGAACCGGTGACGAAGCTATAGGTATAGTCCCGTTTCATGGACCAGGAACCGATGGCCACAACCTTATCGATGACCCCAAGGTGGGTCATAACCGCCTCAACAAAACCGTCGTCGATGGTAGCGATGCGCTCCAGCTCCTTGGGTAGGGTGATACTCTTGCCCCTCATATCCGTTACGGTGTACTGTTCTTGGGCACCGACTGCGAAACTCACAATACAGAAAAAAAGGATGGCCGCTACGCCGGTGGCCGAATGTTGGCTACGCTTCATGATAATCCTCCATGTTCCAAGATATCCGCATACCGACATGGTTGCGGGACATGACCAGACGTTTCCCGTCGGGTATTGTTCGTCGTTTTAGAAAATCAATGAGTATTGCCCGCTTTTCGCGACTGTGTGCATGAAAGCGGGCGCTATATTGTTCCAAAGCCTCCTCAAGAGAGCCGAATACCATAGTTCCGTGGCTCCTTGTAACCCGTATGTCCGGGTAGATCCCCATGGAATAGAGGAGATTGAAGACAATGTCGCTCTTAGGAATAGGATCGTAGGGACGACCATGGAGGAGGGGCCACAACTCGATGGCATCACGATCCCAGGGTTGCAGCCCTGCGTGCCAGTAGATGACGATGTGGCGCTTCGTTACGGCCATCATCTGTTTGATGCTTGTACTTACGTCAAGCATTCCGAGAGAAAAGGAAGCAATGCAGAGCTCATAGGGCGGCCTTAGATCCGCGATCGCGTCGATATCGTCCCAACGCTTTCTGATAATCGTGACATTGGTGATGCCTCTGTTGGCGATCTCCTCTTCCAATACCGCTGCCATGCCCGATGCCGGTTCCACGGCCGTTATGTGGGCGACCGACCTGGAGAGCGGCACCGCAAGGGTTCCCGGACCGGCTCCTATATCCAGAACATTCCAATCACGTTTCGCAAGATTGCAGATTTCTTTGATACGTTTCTGTGTCGCTTCTTGCTGCGACGAGCGTATCCGGTACTCGCGTGCCGATCCTTCATCGTCCCATGCCAGCCAGCACTCGCCCCTGCGACCCGATGCGATATTTCGTTTCTGCGCCTCTATCCATAGCTTAGCCCAGTCGAATTGTTCAACCATGCTTCACCTTTTGCCGGTTGATGAGGTTTGCCTGGTAGCCTGCTCCGAAGCCGTTGTCGATATTGACTACGGAGATTCCCGGAGCACAGGCCGAGAGCATGCCCAGGAGGGCCGACAATCCGCCGAAAGAGGCGCCGTAGCCGACGCTGGTGGGAACGGCAATGACCGGTACTGCCACAAGCCCTGCGACGACACTGGCCAGGGCCCCCTCCATTCCCGCCACGGTAACGACGACCCTGGCCTGCCGTATCTCTTCTATGCGTGCAAAGAGACGGTGGATTCCCGCGACCCCCACATCGTTAATGAACAGGGTCCTGCTGCCGAAGAATTCCGCGGTCCTGAGTGCTTCGCAGGCGACCGGGCGATCGGAGGTCCCGGCAGCGACCACGGCAACCAAGCCCTCCCGTTCGTCGGGATCGATAAGGCTGCCGATAGTGAGCGTGGCTCCTTCTTCCTCGTATACCGCTTCGGGGAAGCGGTTGCCGATTCTTTCCGCAAGCTCTCGACTGGCCCTGGTCCCCAGAACCGGCAAGCCTGCATCCCTCATTCCGACCATAATCGCTTCGGCCTGTTCGACACGTTTCCCTTTGCAGTAGACCACTTCGGGGTAGCCGGTGCGTTGGCTTCTGTCGGCATCGATCACCGCAAAGCCCAAGTCCGTCGTGACGCCACCTGAAAGAAGCCTTGCCGCCTTCGGTACGGAGAGTTTTCCCTCTTGTACCGAGCGTAAAATCGTTTCGGTTGATGTTTCTCGCTCCCTCTCCGTCACTTTTCAAGCTCCCCGGCAATCAGCTGCTCAGCCTCCCTGAGGGTGATGCCCTGCTCTCGGGCGACACGGAGCCGATCTTCGAACTCGATCTTCGTTCGTAAGGCCTGCTCACCGAAAAAAGAGGTTTTTGCGTGGGCCGTTCCGAAACTTCCGGTCACGATATGTTCTTGGCGGCGTAGGAAGCGGCGAGTCACCGCCGTTTCCCGGAAACCGATTGTTGTAGAGCCGGTGAAGAGGCAACGTCGCAAAGCATCGGCATGATTCTCATCGGTGAGAATCGAGACGATTGTCCCGGGTCGGGACTTCTTCATCACACAGGGGGTGAAGGTTACATCCAGGGCTCCGGCATCGAAAAGGCTTTGCATGAAATGCCCCATGGCTTCGCCGTCCATGTCGTCGATGTTCGTATCGATTTGGATGAGATCTTCGGTCAACCAGGGATCGCTATCCGAAGAGGCCGTTGTCTTATCCTTTGAAACTTCTTCCCTCCAGGAAACCCGAAGAATATTCGGCTTTTTCAGTTTCCGGGTTCCGATGCCGTACCCCGTTCGTATCTCGGTGAAACTACCGTTCGCGATAAACTCGTCCACACAAGAAGCCAGGATCGCGGCACCTGTGGGAGTAGTCATCTCATGATCGAAGCCACCGGTTTTCACCGGCAGCCCCTTACACAAAAGCTGGGTGGCAGGTGCCGGGACCGGTAGAATACCGTGGGCACACTCGACCGTCCCTCCGCCAAGTTCGATGGGTGAAGAGGTAATCCGTTCAGGAGCAAGGATATCCAGGCAGACGGCCGCACCGACAATATCGATGATCGAGTCGACGGCACCCACCTCATGAAAAGCCACATCCTCAACGCTTTTACCATGTACCTGAGCTTCCGCTTCCGCTATTCGTGAAAAGATATCGATGGCACGTTTTTTTGCTCCTTCGGGGATGCTCGATGACTCGATGAGTGAGCGAATTTCCTTCCATGTGGTGTGGCTGTGATGATGGTGATGCTCATGGTCGTGATGCTCATGGTCGTGATGCTCATGGTCGTGATGCTCATGGTCGTGATGCTCATGGNNNNNNNNNNNNNNNNNNNNNNNNNNNNNNNNNNNNNNNNNNNNNNNNNNNNNNNNNNNNNNNNNNNNNNNNNNNNNNNNNNNNNNNNNNNNNNNNNNNNGTGATGCTCATGGTCGTGATGCTCATGGTCGTGATGCTCATGGTCGTGATGCTCATGGTCGTGATGCTCATGGCCATGCTCGTGGTGATCATTCAGGTCTTTCACCACGGCATGGGTGCCAGTGATGCCGCAGCGTTCGTCACGGTGAAAATCGAGACTCCAGTGATCCACACCGAGTTTCTCCAGCTCGCTTCGTATGCGCCGGGGATCGACTCCCAGATCGACAAAGGCTCCCAAGGTCATATCACCGGAAATCCCGGCGAAACAGTCAAAATGTAGGGTTTTCATGTGTAACACTCCTTAGTACTTTATATTGTCATGTTCGTTATCGATGGTCCTATTCATGCTGCCGCTCCGATAGCCCGATAACTCGAAAGCGACGTAAAGAAACCCAATCCGCTTCAAGGCTGTTGAAATCTCGTCCAGCCGCTCTTCATTGAAGAACTGTAGTCGCTCATCCGGGGCCACCTCGATACGTGCAATGTCGCCGTGAACCCGTACCCTATATTGGTGAAAGCCGATTTTCCGCAGGAACGCCTCCGCTTCCTCGATCTTTTTGAGTTTTTCCGTGTCGATTCGATCTCCATAGGGGATACGAGATGCCAGGCAGGCAAAGGATGGTTTGTCCCAAGTCGGGAGGTGCAGAATTTTCGAAAGTTCACGTATCTCGTTCTTGTCGAGCCCAATCTCCAAAAGCGGGCTGTGGATTCCAAGTTCTGCCAGGGCTCGCATACCCGGACGATAGTCGTAGCGGTCGTCGGCATTTGAACCATCCAGGATAGTGTCGATGCCGTAGTCGGCCGCTGTTTGGAGAAGCGCGGTAAAGACGATTGTTTTACAGTGGTAACAGCGATCCTTGGGATTGGCAGCGACCGTTTCTGAAAGCAGCTTGGCTTGGATGCAGACATGTTCGATACCGATTTTTTTTGCAAGATCCTTTGCCTCCTCCACCTCACGTTGGGGGATAAAGGGTGATATAAGGCTTATGGCAATGGGTCGCAGGCACGATGCTTCCATTGCCGCCCGGCACAGGAAGGTACTATCGACACCGCCGGAAAAGGCGATCGCGACCCTTCCATAGGCGGAAATATGTTCCAGCAGCTTGTTATATTTATCCTGTATTGTCATTCTTCCCGCTTCTCCCCCGGCGCAGTAGCCGGAGAGGCGGTGAAAATTTCCCAAGACATACCTCTCTCCTTAAGCATAATCGTAAGGAGTTCATCTCCCGTGAGGTCCTTCTTGGTACCGTTGATAGAAAAAATTTTATGATGAGTGCCGTCCGTTCATCGGATGGGCCGAAGGCCGTGTGCCCTCTTTACGGATTCATTCCGTCCATGCAGGCTATCATTTTCGGTGAGATTCTGTCAATTAATCTTTTCTGCTGTTACGAATCCTGGTGATAGCCAAGGCCTAACTTGGGTCTTCCGACATCAAGGTGATGATCTGCTCCACGGCATCTTTTATATTGGTCTGTAAGGTCCGGGACGAGGCTCCGGGAATGATAAGCCTGCATCGATCGATGGGAATCAAAACCTTTGTAGCCGAACTCTCCGCAACAGCACTTGCGATTTTCGGGCTGATTTCTCCGTACAATGCATTTGCAATGATGATACCGATGGGACCGGCGATAATGTCGACCCGTGGGGCGTTGTAGATGATTGCATTCTCTCCGGTTGCCCCTATCGAAGCTCCCGATTTCAGCATGGTAACGGTTGCCGTTGCATTGGTTCCAAGTGCAAGCAATTCGTCGATTTCAGCAAGATGTGGTTTTAGCGCCTGTACAATAGCCTTTCCCACGCCCCCGCCTTGTCCATCGATAACCGCTATTTTCATGGAACCTCCTCATGCTCAAAACACTTTGACTATAAATGGCTTACCGCCGGTGGTCAATCCGTGGCCTTTTTTGCCTTCGTGACGTATAGTTATCGCTGATGAAAAACAGGACCATGCTCTTGCTTCTTTCGATTTCATATTTTGTGTTATACGCTCTTAATCTCATGCTCCCGTTGCAGGGGGCTAATCGTACCACGCGAATATGGGATGTAACGGAATTGCTGCTTGCCTTTGGGGCTTGTTTGGTACTTATCCGACTGGGACATGCTTTGAAAAAGGAATGGATTCTATCGGGGGCCCTCCTTGGGGGGCTAAGCGGCTTTTCCCATTATTGTCATGATCCCAGCATATTGGGGACTCTGTTGGAAGTCGCTGCCGTAGCGCTTACAATTTGCGCCTCACTGCTGGTTTTGTCTCGACCGAATACTCGAAAGATCACAATTCTTCCCCGTTCGTGGCATCATCTGCTTAGGGACCTCCTTCTTGGGGTGCTCTTGGCCTTGCCGTTTGCCCTGCTCAACAACCTGTTTTTCTACCTACAGCGGGGCGCCTCTATCTGGCAGCCCCCTCTTATGGCGGCCTTTTTTGCATTGAGCCCTGCAATTCACGAAGAGATTGTATTTCGGCTTTTTATTCTCTCTTTCTGTCTTTACCTACTCCGCTATTCTCGGCATCCCCGATCAGTTATCGCGATTTCTCTTGTGTTGGCGGTAGTTCCGCATAGCTTGAACCATTTGCCGGATCTTTTTCTGAAGCAGCCTCTGAGTGCACTTTTCCTTTTTGGGGGAACCAGCATCGTATT contains:
- a CDS encoding FecCD family ABC transporter permease; its protein translation is MTSKSKSSAQKLTMIVVLLLILVVGTLWALTAGTYDISAEETYHILRTKLMGGSEEELSKLHTVIIWTIRTPRVLLAIITGVAFALSGAAYQACFRNPLVEPYILGVSAGAAFGAALGIMFPTIIRSMQLSAFGFAILAVALSYAISKTRGRAPVITLVISGVVIGSLFSAMVSLLKYLAPDAQLREITFWMMGGFYYATWKDVILTAPFVAVVFAIIFLTSWKLNILSMGDEEARTLGVHPERYRLLYILSTTLVTALCVSQVGIVAWVGLMAPHAARMIFGADNSYVVPAGALLGALFILLCDTMARTIASSEIPIGILTSVVGAPFLIYLLRSKGKTLYG
- a CDS encoding ABC transporter substrate-binding protein; protein product: MKRSQHSATGVAAILFFCIVSFAVGAQEQYTVTDMRGKSITLPKELERIATIDDGFVEAVMTHLGVIDKVVAIGSWSMKRDYTYSFVTGSGEHYTYSKGWNTMKYLHPWLNDLPCINSPQGNILSYETLAQSNPQLVILRVGDCTVGSGNREAVEKTISTIEAMGFPLLVLYSPSWYRNSDLTSMNEEMAVLGRLFHQEDKARALAAYLRSTIDLIQERTQAIPESKKSRLLMLGLNPNIRTKGGTGSVWGIDTPESYIIESIAHAKNAFRENGRGKILNIEQIYALDPDVIILPTSNGYHPPREILEGPDFSLLSELRAIKNRRVCAMPWTPMNCSRRVEYPLDMLIIAKAAYPELFSDIKIHEVALQFYKDVYHVDDATARGLRSAQWLDWTVENDF
- a CDS encoding class I SAM-dependent methyltransferase, whose product is MVEQFDWAKLWIEAQKRNIASGRRGECWLAWDDEGSAREYRIRSSQQEATQKRIKEICNLAKRDWNVLDIGAGPGTLAVPLSRSVAHITAVEPASGMAAVLEEEIANRGITNVTIIRKRWDDIDAIADLRPPYELCIASFSLGMLDVSTSIKQMMAVTKRHIVIYWHAGLQPWDRDAIELWPLLHGRPYDPIPKSDIVFNLLYSMGIYPDIRVTRSHGTMVFGSLEEALEQYSARFHAHSREKRAILIDFLKRRTIPDGKRLVMSRNHVGMRISWNMEDYHEA
- the larB gene encoding nickel pincer cofactor biosynthesis protein LarB produces the protein MTERERETSTETILRSVQEGKLSVPKAARLLSGGVTTDLGFAVIDADRSQRTGYPEVVYCKGKRVEQAEAIMVGMRDAGLPVLGTRASRELAERIGNRFPEAVYEEEGATLTIGSLIDPDEREGLVAVVAAGTSDRPVACEALRTAEFFGSRTLFINDVGVAGIHRLFARIEEIRQARVVVTVAGMEGALASVVAGLVAVPVIAVPTSVGYGASFGGLSALLGMLSACAPGISVVNIDNGFGAGYQANLINRQKVKHG
- the larC gene encoding nickel pincer cofactor biosynthesis protein LarC, yielding HEHHDHEHHDHEHHDHEHHDHEHHHHHSHTTWKEIRSLIESSSIPEGAKKRAIDIFSRIAEAEAQVHGKSVEDVAFHEVGAVDSIIDIVGAAVCLDILAPERITSSPIELGGGTVECAHGILPVPAPATQLLCKGLPVKTGGFDHEMTTPTGAAILASCVDEFIANGSFTEIRTGYGIGTRKLKKPNILRVSWREEVSKDKTTASSDSDPWLTEDLIQIDTNIDDMDGEAMGHFMQSLFDAGALDVTFTPCVMKKSRPGTIVSILTDENHADALRRCLFTGSTTIGFRETAVTRRFLRRQEHIVTGSFGTAHAKTSFFGEQALRTKIEFEDRLRVAREQGITLREAEQLIAGELEK
- the larC gene encoding nickel insertion protein, which codes for MKTLHFDCFAGISGDMTLGAFVDLGVDPRRIRSELEKLGVDHWSLDFHRDERCGITGTHAVVKDLNDHHEHGHEHHDHEHHDHEHHDHEHHDHEHH
- the larE gene encoding ATP-dependent sacrificial sulfur transferase LarE translates to MGNFHRLSGYCAGGEAGRMTIQDKYNKLLEHISAYGRVAIAFSGGVDSTFLCRAAMEASCLRPIAISLISPFIPQREVEEAKDLAKKIGIEHVCIQAKLLSETVAANPKDRCYHCKTIVFTALLQTAADYGIDTILDGSNADDRYDYRPGMRALAELGIHSPLLEIGLDKNEIRELSKILHLPTWDKPSFACLASRIPYGDRIDTEKLKKIEEAEAFLRKIGFHQYRVRVHGDIARIEVAPDERLQFFNEERLDEISTALKRIGFLYVAFELSGYRSGSMNRTIDNEHDNIKY
- a CDS encoding DUF3842 family protein is translated as MKIAVIDGQGGGVGKAIVQALKPHLAEIDELLALGTNATATVTMLKSGASIGATGENAIIYNAPRVDIIAGPIGIIIANALYGEISPKIASAVAESSATKVLIPIDRCRLIIPGASSRTLQTNIKDAVEQIITLMSEDPS
- a CDS encoding CPBP family glutamic-type intramembrane protease gives rise to the protein MKNRTMLLLLSISYFVLYALNLMLPLQGANRTTRIWDVTELLLAFGACLVLIRLGHALKKEWILSGALLGGLSGFSHYCHDPSILGTLLEVAAVALTICASLLVLSRPNTRKITILPRSWHHLLRDLLLGVLLALPFALLNNLFFYLQRGASIWQPPLMAAFFALSPAIHEEIVFRLFILSFCLYLLRYSRHPRSVIAISLVLAVVPHSLNHLPDLFLKQPLSALFLFGGTSIVFGLPMALIQFKWGLMAAIAFHWFIDAFRFSFGY